The DNA segment CGACGATGCCTAACGAAACCTCGACGCTCGACTGCCGTTCGGCCATGCAGCAACTCTGGGACTACGTGGATTGCGAGCTCACCACGCAGCGCATGGAGGCGGTGCGGCGCCATCTGGCGAATTGCTCCCATTGCCTCCCCCACGCCCAGTTCGCCGAACGCTTCATCAGCGCGCTGCACGAGACCAAGGACGACTGCGGCTGTCCGGGCGAGGTACGAGCCAAGGTCATGGCCAAGCTGCGCGAGGCGGGGCTGAAGTTGAGCTGATCCCCCTTCCCGGATTGACATACCCCCTGGTGGTATATAGGCTGGATACCTGTGGGGGGTATCTCGCCCCCACATACGCCAACACCGGAGGGAGGCATGGAACGGGTCACGCTCAAGGTCGACGGCATGTCGTGCGGACACTGCGTCAAGGCTCTGGAGAAGGCGTTGGCCGCGGTGGATGGTGCGACCGCCGAGCACGTCCAGATCGGAGAGGCGACGGTCGCCTATGACCCGGCCCGGACGAACGTGGGGGCGCTCATCGATGCCGCGGCGGACGCCGGATATGGCGCGCAGCAGGTGACGTGAGCCCGGCGGAGTGGGGGGTGGTCGTGGGCGGCGTCGCCCTGATCGCTCTCATCAACTGGTACTTCTTCTTCTCGTCGCCCGAGGCGACCGCGATCGTCGGGGCCGATTCGGGCATTGCCGAGATCCCGATCGTGGTGCGCGGCGGCTACTCGCCCGGCACGGTGCGGGTGCCGCGCGGGGCGCGGGTGCGCCTCGTCTTCGATCGGCAGGAGGAGTCGAGCGGCTCGGAAGAGGTGGTCTTTCCCGACTTCGGGATTCGCCGCTTTCTCCCAGCCCACGCCCGGACCGTCGTCGAACTGGTTCCTGGCGCCGCCGGCACGTTCTCCTTTACCTGCGGACTCGGCATGCGGCGCGGGACGCTCGTGGTGGACGAACCGTCGTGACAACACGCGCAGTGCCTCACGCCGTGGGCCCGGTGCCGCCGTCGCCCGTCGAGAAGGTGGTCATTCCGGTGAGCGGGATGACGTGTGCGGCCTGTCAGGGGCGCGTACAACGCACGCTCGGGAAGACGCCAGGAGTGGTCGAGGCCAACGTCAACCTGATGACCAACAGCGCCACCGTCTCCTTCGACCCTGGCGTCGTCGACGCATCGGCCATCGTCGCGCGCATTCGCGACACTGGCTACGGCGCCGACCTGCCGGTCCCCGGGCGCACCGCCGCCGAGGAACAGGAGGCGCAGGACGCGGCCCGCCGACAGGAGTTCGCCGAACTCCGGCACAAGGCGATCGGCGCCGGAGTGGCCGGGGTCATCGCGATGATCGTCTCCATGCCACTGATGGCGGCCAATGCGCACCTCGGCATGGGGGGGAGCGGCGATCCGTTCATGCAGTGGTCGATGCGGGTCCTCGATCCGGCGCTGCAGCGACTCATGCCGTGGGCGTACGCCGTCCCCGCGGCGGGGCTGAGCCACGCGCTCTTGCTGCTGACGGCCGTCATCATGGGCTGGGCGGGGCGGCACTTCTACACGAGAGCGTGGCAGGCCTTCACGCATCGCTCTGCCGATATGAACACGCTGATCGCGATCGGCACCGGCGCGGCCTTCCTCTTCTCGGCGACCGCGACGCTGGCCCCCGCCTTCTTCACGAGTCGCGGCGTGGCCCCCGACGTGTATTACGAGGCGGTGATCATCATCATCGCGCTCATCCTCGTGGGCAACGCGCTCGAGGCGCGCGCCAAGGGCGAGACGTCATCGGCGCTGCGCAAGCTCATCGACCTCCAACCCGGGACGGCGCGCGTGGTGCGCGACGGTCAGACGGTCGAGGTCCCGCTCGAGGCCGTGCGCCGCGGCGACGAGATCGCCGTGCGTCCCGGGGAGCGCATCCCCGTGGACGGCCTGGTCGCGACCGGCGAGAGCGCCGTCGATGAGTCGATGCTGACGGGTGAATCGATGCCGGTGGCCAAGCGGGCCGGCGACCGGGTCATCGGCGGCTCGGTCAACCGCACCGGGGCCTTCCAGTACACCGCCACCACGTTAGGCGCCGACTCGGTGCTGTCGCAGATCGTCACGCTCATGCGCGATGCGCAGGGGTCACGCGCGCCGATCCAGCGCCAGGCGGACCGCATCAGCGGGATCTTCGTCCCGATCGTCCTGTCGCTGGCCGTGGCGACCTTCGTCGTCTGGTTCGTCGTCAGCGACTCGGCGCCGTTCGTGCGCGCCTTTGCCGCGGCGGTGGCGGTCCTGATCATCGCCTGCCCGTGCGCGATGGGGCTCGCGGTCCCTACCGCCGTCATGGTGGCGACGGGGCGAGGGGCCCAACTCGGCGTCCTGATCAAGGGCGGGGAGGCGCTGGAGCGCGCGTCGCGCGTGAACACCGTGGTCTTCGACAAGACTGGGACCATCACCGAGGGGCGCCCGGCGGTGACCGACCTGCTGCACCGGGGGGACGCGGTGACCGAGACGGCGATGTTGCGCCTGGTGGCGTCGCTCGAGCAGTCGTCCGAGCACCCGTTAGGCGAGGCGATCGCGGCGGCGGCCACGGCGCGCGGCAGCACGCTCGTGCGGGCCGAGGCCTTCGACTCGGTGACGGGGATGGGAGTCGTCGGCGTGGTCGACGGCCACGCGCTGGCGGTGGGCAACGCGGCGCTGATGGCCGACCATGCCATCGACGTAACGCCGCTGCAAGCGCAGGTGGAGCGCTGGTCGTCGTCGGGGAAGACGCCGGTGTACGTGGCGGTCGATGGCGCGCTCACCGGCGCGCTGGCGATCGCCGATCGCATCAAGCCGACGTCGGCGGCGGCGGTGGCGGCGCTGCGCCGGATGGGGATCGAGGTGGCGATGCTGACCGGCGACACGCAGCGCACCGCCGAGGCGATCGCCCGCGAGGCGGGGATCGCCCTGGTGGTGGCCGACGTGCGTCCCGAGGGCAAGGTGGAGGAGATCCGCCGGCTGCAACGTGCCGGGCGGATCGTGGCGATGGTTGGCGACGGGATCAACGACGCGCCCTCGCTGGCACAGGCCGACGTGGGGATCGCGATCGGCACCGGGACCGACATCGCCATCGAAGCAAGCGACATCACGCTGATGCGCGGCGATCCCACCTCGGTGGTCGATGCCTTGGCTCTCGCCCGGGCGAGCCTTCGCATCATGCGACAGAACCTGTTCTGGGCCTTTGTCTACAACAGCGTCGGGATTCCGGTGGCAGCGGGGGCGTTGTTCCCGTTCGTTCGCCTGCTGCTCAGTCCGATCCTCGCGAGCGCCGCGATGGCGATGAGTTCGGTGTCGGTGGTGAGCAACTCGCTGCGCCTGCGGAGTTGGCGCCCCCCTCACGTGACGAGGACACATGCCTGAAATGACCGACGGCGCGCCGCATCACGCCGCCGAGGACGACATCGGCGGCGGCGGGGCAAAGCGCTGCGGGTGCGGCTGCGGGGTGGGTGATGCGACCGAAGGATCAGCCGACGGTGACGTGGAGGGGCGCAAGGCGGTGGCGGTCGATCCCGCCATCAAGGCGCGCAACCTCAAGCGCCTGCGTCGCATCGAGGGGCAGGTGCGCGGCCTGCAGCGCATGGTGGAAGAGGACCGCTACTGTGCCGACATCCTCACGCAGATCTCGTCGGTGCATGAAGCGCTGCGGGCGACCGGGCGCGAACTCATGCGCAACCACCTGCGTCACTGCGTGGCAGCAGCCGTGAAGACGGGGCCCGAGGCGGCCGAGGACGTCTACGACGAGCTGATCGAGCTGATGTACCGGCATGCGCGATGACCGGGGGACTGTGCCACGGATGCGCGCCTCGCTAGGCTCTACCGCATCATGACGTTCCTCCGTCGCGCGCGCACCGCACTCGTCGTCCTCCCGGTCTGGATCGTGATGATCCTCACCGGAGGGCAGTGGTGCCTCATGGCCGGAAGCGCCACGGCGCATCCGGTGGTGTCGAGCGCACCGGCGGCCGGCCACGCGGCGAGTAGCCACTCGGCATCGGCGCACGACCGGTCCGTCGCCCATGGCGAACAGGGCGAGCCGGTCGCGCACGCCGAGCACGGCGCGCACGGCGAGCACGACGCGTCGCAGCCGAAGAGCCAGGAGCATGGCTCGGGCGGCTGCGAATCGCAGGCGGCATGCAGCGTGGCGATCGACGCCGCCCCGCGTGTCGCCTCCGTGCCCGAGCGACAGCGCCCGGTGCGCCCGGCGCGCCAACCCGGTGCACAGCTGGCCTCACTGTCACTCGCCCCCGAGCTCCCCCCTCCACGCGCCTGACGAGTTCCCCGGGCATGCGCCCGGGTTGCGCCTGACGACGCACGCCGGTGCGTCGCGGCGCCTTCACTCCCCGCCGGTCGCCCACGCGGCCGGCACGCGAAGGAACTCGTCATCGAGGGCTCGATATCATGAAGGGAGCAGCAGGCAGCGCACGTGCGCCAGGGCGCGCACGTCGCGCGCGAACAGGCGTGGCCATCGCCATCGCCATCGCCGTCGCCATGGCCGTCGCCGCGCAGGCGGCCGAGGCACAGACCGACTACTACAACCTGGACCGCGGGCGGCCGCTGCGTGTCGAAGACGCCCTGGCGATCGAACGGCACGCCATCGAGTGGCAACTCGCGCCGCTTCGGGTGAGCGGTGCGCGTGGCCGTGGTAGCACACTCGAGGTCGAACCCGAGTTGGCATGGGGCGTTGCCCCGCGCACGCAGCTGGAGTTTGGCGTCCCGATGGCGCGTTGGCGTCGGGGTGGGCGCGAGACGTTCGGCGGCGCCGGCATTGACCTCGCCGTGCTCCACGCGCTCAACACCGAAACGACGACGCTGCCCGGGATGGCCATCGCCGTGCGTGCGCTGCTCCCCGCGGGCCCGCTGGGGCCGTCGCGCGCGATCCCGACACTGACGGCGCTCGCGACGCGCACGACGTCCTTCGGCCGCGTGCACCTCAACGCGTCGCTCACACCAGGACGATACGAATCCAGCGACCGTCTGGGTGAGGCATCTCGTTGGGAGGTGGGGGTCGCTGGCGATCACACCTTCGTCTTTCGTTCGATGCTCGTCGGGGGCGAAGTGGTCGCCCGGCGCGCGCTCGTCGCCGACGCGGTCGACTGGAGCGCGGCCACGGGGGTGCGCTACCAGGTTGGGCCGCGACTGGCACTGGACGCGGGTGTCGGTCGCGACCTGTCCGCCGACGGCGAATGGTCTGTCACCTTCGGCTCGGCCGTCTCGCTCTCCCTGCTCCATCGCTTTGGGGGTGTCCGATGAACCGCCTCCCTGCAAGTGAGCGGGTGAGCGCCGTCGTGCGCGCCATCCTTGCCGCCGCCGTCGTGGGGAGCGTGTGCATCCCCGGCACGGCCGCGGCACAGTGGTCGACGGCGTACGAGCAGTTCTACCATCCGGGGCGCGACAACTGGGTCTTCCGCTCGCAGTATCCGGCGGCCGATCGACTGTTCAACGCCTTCGACTACGGCCACGCGATCCTGTACGAACTGCTGTACACGCGCCCTGGCGCCGATCCGCGGATCCTCGAGGAGGACGAGTACAACGTCCTCACCCGGCGGTTGCTCGTCTCGCCGCCGCGCCTCCCGCTCAAGGAGGTGGCGATCATGCCGCACTACACGCGTCTTGCGCCTGAGGCGAAGCAGATGTTCGAGTGGGCGCACATCCTGCACCGTCAGGTCTACGACGTGCTGGCCGACGAGCGCCTGGATGCCGCCGCTCGCGACGCGCGCCTCGCGGAACTCACGCGCTACTACCGGTCGCGCCGCGACGTGGCCTTCAGCACGCGCCCCAAGACCATGGCGCTGATGCAGGAGCAGTACTACTCCCTCGCCTTTCGTGAACGCTATCCCAAGTTCAATGGCTTGATCTGGGGGTATCACTGGCTGCAGGTCGGACTGTACGAGCCGCTGGTGACCGGGCAGACGCGCGAAGCGCGACAGGCAGGGGTGGCCTCGGCGGTGGCGCGCTTTCGCCAGATGCTGGGCGACCCGCCCGCAACGCTGCCGTACCAGATGCCGATGACGTCAGCGATCGCCCCGACCTTCGCGACGCGCTATCCCGAGTTGGCCATCATCTTCGACAACTTGCACTCGATGCACGACGTCATCTCGGACATCCTGGTGTCGGAGAAGGTCCCGCGCCACCGAAAGCGCGCCGAGATCCTGCTGGCGGC comes from the Gemmatimonadota bacterium genome and includes:
- a CDS encoding copper-translocating P-type ATPase, whose translation is MTCAACQGRVQRTLGKTPGVVEANVNLMTNSATVSFDPGVVDASAIVARIRDTGYGADLPVPGRTAAEEQEAQDAARRQEFAELRHKAIGAGVAGVIAMIVSMPLMAANAHLGMGGSGDPFMQWSMRVLDPALQRLMPWAYAVPAAGLSHALLLLTAVIMGWAGRHFYTRAWQAFTHRSADMNTLIAIGTGAAFLFSATATLAPAFFTSRGVAPDVYYEAVIIIIALILVGNALEARAKGETSSALRKLIDLQPGTARVVRDGQTVEVPLEAVRRGDEIAVRPGERIPVDGLVATGESAVDESMLTGESMPVAKRAGDRVIGGSVNRTGAFQYTATTLGADSVLSQIVTLMRDAQGSRAPIQRQADRISGIFVPIVLSLAVATFVVWFVVSDSAPFVRAFAAAVAVLIIACPCAMGLAVPTAVMVATGRGAQLGVLIKGGEALERASRVNTVVFDKTGTITEGRPAVTDLLHRGDAVTETAMLRLVASLEQSSEHPLGEAIAAAATARGSTLVRAEAFDSVTGMGVVGVVDGHALAVGNAALMADHAIDVTPLQAQVERWSSSGKTPVYVAVDGALTGALAIADRIKPTSAAAVAALRRMGIEVAMLTGDTQRTAEAIAREAGIALVVADVRPEGKVEEIRRLQRAGRIVAMVGDGINDAPSLAQADVGIAIGTGTDIAIEASDITLMRGDPTSVVDALALARASLRIMRQNLFWAFVYNSVGIPVAAGALFPFVRLLLSPILASAAMAMSSVSVVSNSLRLRSWRPPHVTRTHA
- a CDS encoding DUF4440 domain-containing protein, with translation MNRLPASERVSAVVRAILAAAVVGSVCIPGTAAAQWSTAYEQFYHPGRDNWVFRSQYPAADRLFNAFDYGHAILYELLYTRPGADPRILEEDEYNVLTRRLLVSPPRLPLKEVAIMPHYTRLAPEAKQMFEWAHILHRQVYDVLADERLDAAARDARLAELTRYYRSRRDVAFSTRPKTMALMQEQYYSLAFRERYPKFNGLIWGYHWLQVGLYEPLVTGQTREARQAGVASAVARFRQMLGDPPATLPYQMPMTSAIAPTFATRYPELAIIFDNLHSMHDVISDILVSEKVPRHRKRAEILLAAARFRDDTTEVMSVAGWRRMAEMMGLHNMGGPATGLLGALPTPTVPRGFVMRHDRDGNMIGEHAGHEAAPKEDSANRRAPDPHAGHVAPAAVVHTEHQMAEPDSAGALATVEAFHAALAAGDSLRVLSLLSDDVVMQGDGVATPSDGVAGQGDGVVVSRASYRRGAMAPDIARARALPVVRRAVRVRLEGHVAWVTATTSSTGTLAGRPAAFTGAELVVVLHGAEGWRITSIHRSSRRTVP
- a CDS encoding cupredoxin domain-containing protein codes for the protein MSPAEWGVVVGGVALIALINWYFFFSSPEATAIVGADSGIAEIPIVVRGGYSPGTVRVPRGARVRLVFDRQEESSGSEEVVFPDFGIRRFLPAHARTVVELVPGAAGTFSFTCGLGMRRGTLVVDEPS
- a CDS encoding metal-sensitive transcriptional regulator, whose protein sequence is MTDGAPHHAAEDDIGGGGAKRCGCGCGVGDATEGSADGDVEGRKAVAVDPAIKARNLKRLRRIEGQVRGLQRMVEEDRYCADILTQISSVHEALRATGRELMRNHLRHCVAAAVKTGPEAAEDVYDELIELMYRHAR
- a CDS encoding zf-HC2 domain-containing protein, encoding MPNETSTLDCRSAMQQLWDYVDCELTTQRMEAVRRHLANCSHCLPHAQFAERFISALHETKDDCGCPGEVRAKVMAKLREAGLKLS
- a CDS encoding heavy-metal-associated domain-containing protein; this translates as MERVTLKVDGMSCGHCVKALEKALAAVDGATAEHVQIGEATVAYDPARTNVGALIDAAADAGYGAQQVT